GGCAGGTGCGCAGGGAGCTGCAGAAGCCAGACAGCTTCCACAGCCTGACACCAACCTTCGCAGGTGGGCTCCAGGGCGTGGGCTGTGGGGCAGCCAGCAGCTGGAGGCGGCTTTCCAAGCCCAGTGCCCTTGGGCTTGAGTGGCAGGGACTCCGGGTGGGACTTTCACAGGATGCTCAATGCATGGCAACCGGCCCTGCCCCTCTGACCTTCTAACAGTCTAAGGCAGTGGGTCACCAAGGGCACTCTCTGAGCAGAGGACGTGCTAAGGACGTCCTGTTTTCGTGTTGGCCTCTGTTCAGGCCCAGCCCACGGAAGCTTCCAGAAGGCTTACCTGTGAGGCTCAGACCAGGTGCCACTCTCCTGGAGCTGACGTCTGGCCACCCAAGGGCGGTGCAGACCTCTGTCAGGTATCGCCAGACACACTTCCTGTGAGTGCACACACTGGCCAGCAGATGCCCACCAGAGCCATCCTCTGGACAGTCCCGGAGGCTCCTCACTTTCCAGGAGAGGGCTGCCTCCTCCACAGGGAATGCCCACGGGGGAGCTGCAGCTGTTGTGGAGCCTGTTTGAGGGACTGGGCATCAAACGTCACCCCACTTAATCCCCACGCGCACAGACCCGTGAGGCAGGCGAGGCCGTGGTCCCCGCTCCGCAGGTGGGGAAAGGAGCGGCCAGTGAAGCCCTGCAGCCGAGCCAGGCTGGAGCCTGGTGTGGAGGGCAGTCAGCTCTGGCGCAGCAGCAGGACGTGCCCCACACggccctcccctgcctccacctCGGGCCTTGCTCAGGGCATCCTGCAGGCTCCCAAAGGAGGCAGAGGGGGGATGTGCCTTCCCCTGTGGGAAGTCCCCTGCCCCCAGGTGTCAGGACCCCTCACCCTGCTGGCCCATGTGGGACTTCTCAAGTCTCCAGGCTGCAGGTTGCGAGGTCAGTTAGACCAGGGCTCCCGGAGGAGCTCCAGGGAGTGGGTGTCACAGTCACCGAGTGGGCCCCAGGCTGGTTTTGAGCACTGACTGGGAAGAGGAGCGGGCGCGGGCAGATGAGGGCAGCACAGAGGTGGAAGGGCGCCTCCGGCTCCCGGGGCTGCGGGGTCACCCTCTGCCATTTCCCCACTGCAGCCGTCCTTGTCCACGTGGACAACCTCCGCTGGGAGGGCGTTCCTTTCATCCTGATGTCCGGCAAGGCCTTGGATGAGAGAGTGGGCTACGTTCGCGTCCTCTTCAAGAACCGGGCCTTTTGTGTCCAGAGCGAGAGGCACTGGGCCTCGGAGCGGTGCCAGTGTCTGCCGCGGCAGATCATCTTCCACATCGGACACGGCGAGCTGGGCCACCCTGCCATCCTGGTCAGCCGGAACCTGTTCAGGCCGTCGCTGCCCACCCAGACCTGGAGGGAGGTGCAGGACCGGCCCGGGCTCCGCCTGTTCGGTCGCCCCCTGTCGGATTACTACGCCTACAGCCCCGTGGGGGAGCAGGATGCCTACTCCATCCTCCTGTCGCACATCTTCCACCGCCGAAAGGAGTCCTTCATCACCACGGAGAACTTGCTAGCCTCCTGGGTCTTCTGGACCCCCTTGCTGGACAGCCTGGCCCGTGAGGCCCCACGCCTCTACCCCGCGGGGGCCGAGAGTGGCCATTTGTTGGACTTTGAGTTCAGTGGTGGCCAGCTCTTCTTTTCCCAGCAGCATCCAGAGCAGCTGGTGCCAGGGCCAGGGTCTGCCCCGAGGCCCAGTGACTTCCAGGTTCTCAGAGCGACATACCGGGAGAGCCCGCTCGTCTCCGCCTGGCCTGAGGAGCTGATCTCGAAGCTGGCCGAGGACATCGAGGCCACTGCAGTGCAGGCGGTGCGGCGCTTTGGCAAGTTCCACCTGGCGCTCTCAGGTGGCTCAAGCCCCATAGCCCTGTTCCAGCAGCTGGCCACGGGGCACTTCGGCTTCCCCTGGGCCCACACGCACCTGTGGCTGGCCGACGAGCGCTGCGTCCCGCTCTCGGACCCGGAGTCCAACTTCCAGGGCCTGCAGGCTCACCTGCTGCAGCATGTCAGGGTCCCCTACTATAACATCCACCCCATGCCTGTGCACCTGCACCAGCGGCTCTGTGCCGAGGAGGACCAGGGCGCCCAGACCTACGCCAGGGAGATCTCAGCCCTGGTGACCAACAGCAGCTTCGACCTGGTACTGTTGGGCATGGGCACCGATGGGCACACGGCCTCCCTCTTCCCACAGTCACCTGCTGGCCTGGATGGCGAGCAGCTGGTGGTGCTGACCGAGAGCCCCTTGAGGCCACACCAGCGCATGAGCCTCAGCCTGCCCCTCATCAACCGGGCCAAGAAGGTGGCAGTCCTGGTCATGGGCAGGAGGAAGCGTGAGATTGCCATGCTGGTGAGCCGTGTGGGCCACGAGCCCAAGAAGTGGCCCATCTCAGGCGTGCTGCCTAGATCTGGCCAGCTGGTTTGGTACATGGACTTTGAGGCCTTTCTGGGATGATGCGGACATCCTCCCCTTTGTTTGTTCCTGGGCTTTCTCTCACCTGCCATCTCCCTGCCCCCCAACCTTCCCACCTGTCCAATGTGCCCAGTGTCAGGCCCAAAGGCCCCTTCCCAGCCCCTGTGACCATTGTTCCCACCTGGTTATGATGGGCAGGTATAGAAACAGGTGAAATGGGATCTCTGCTCTTGAGGTGCCTCAAATCCAGGTCAGGAGAGAAACCTCAAGGAAAGACCCCCAGCAGCTACACGTCAGTATCAACCAGGCAAAGAGAGATGGGAGACGCAGCCTGCAGTCAGAAGAGGGAACGCAGTGGGCGAGGTCCATCTGGGTGGTTTCCCAGGGAGGCAGTCCTTGAACTGGCTCCTTTGGAGAGGGCCTGGGTTGATAGAGAGAAGGGTACAAAGGCCCCCTGCGTGCTCTGCCCTGTGTCAGGGAGGCTGCAGACGGTCCCAACACCTAGCAGGCCAACCCCTGCCTCCTCTAGCCGCCCCCTCATCCAGCCTCTGCACATTCAGCCAAACGTCCAATCCTCTTCCAGGTGCCTCCACCTGCTCTGTCTCTGGGTGCCTCTGTCCTCTGGGTCCCCAGGCCCTTCCGTTTccctgctgccctctgcctctccctctaTAGAGATGAGAGTTGGTGACAGGAAAACAGCAATAAGTTCTGGGACCGCAACAGTCCCCAGAAACCTTAGTGCCTGTTAGTGACTTCTTTTCTCAGCTAAGAACTGCCTtgccctggggggtgggggtctgGCTCCCCAGTGCCTTCAGGAAGGAGCTGACCCTCTGCCCACTGTCCTCTCTCCAGCACATCCCCCTTCTGGTTTGGCCTGGGTGTGCATGGTTCGGCCATTCCAGGGATCCCTACGGTGTCAGGGTCATTCACATCTCAGGGGGCCTCGGTGGGGGTTTCCACTCTCTAGCTGTTTTGCCAGGAAAGGTCCAGTTACGTCATTCCCTGATGTGGGGAGATGTGACATGAAGGGACTCAGATCAGGTAGCCCTGTGGGGCGGCCACGTCTCTGCCCCTTTCTGAGGGCTTATTTGGCCAACTGGCAGCAGCAGGGGACAAGCTGATGTCAGCCCTCTTCACACCACCTCTCAGGCCACTGGCTTGAGCCTGGTGAcctcctgtctcctggcctcTCCCACTGCACTGCCAGCGCCTTGCCTAAGACTGGGCCTCAGTGGGTGGCCAGTGTAGGGGTCTCCCTGAAACCCCCAAGTCAGGGAGGGTGGGTTCTGAAACTGTTTCCAGGAAAGCCAACAACAAAAAGCCAAGTTCCCAGGACCCTTGTCCTTTCTGTTTTCACTGCCCACTTACTCATGCCCACAAGGCCCGGGAGGGCTTTCAGTGGTGAGGAGCATCAGGAAATCTGTTTCTCTACTTTCAACTGTTTACACTTTTTTCCAGGCTACAGATTGAAAACAATTCTCAATTTCactggaggtgtgtgtgtgtgtgtgtgtgtaatagttGCCCAAGCCAGAGCTCCCACGTGAAAGGAACCCTTAAAATTCTTACTTGGTCCTCCAGCGACCCAGTCCCGACAGAACATCTCTCTAGGAGAGCTGCCCCTGGCAGAGCAGCACCTAGGCTGGGGGTCGGGGCGGTTTATGTAGCACTCAGGGCCCTTGATTGCAGCCGAAGTTCCCCCTCTGGCCATGAGGGGGCGCCAGCACGCCGCCACCAACCTGGCCCTGGCAGCGATCCCCAGCCAGGCCAGCGCCGCTTCTTCgcatttcctttcatttcccaATCTACCTCCCTCGGAGCTTGACCGCAGCACGCCCCCATCTGTTCTCTGGTTTTGTGGTTGCAAAACCAGAGCGAAAGGGGCCTCCACGTGCCCCAGTATCTCCAGGAGCAAGGGTGAGTGGGCTTTGTGTCACCATTTCTGAATAAGAGTGAGTCACTGCCGGTCAGGGGCCAGAGTGTCCTGTTCTTACTCAGGAGTGACTTGCCTCAGAACTGCCCTTTATCTGTGGAGAGTGTGCAGGAGTCGTGGGGCACGAACGCCAAAGGCTTCCAGATCAGGAGCCTCCATGAATCATATAGGAGGATCATAGAGCCAGGGGCTGAGCATCCCTGGCTCCCCCGCCTTTCCCCTTCACCGGGGTCAGGCGGCAGAGCGGCCAGAGCCAGGGCCCGCGAGCATGGGCGTCTCAGCCATTTGCACTGTGATCCGCAATATGAATCACGACTCAGTCACATCTGTGTACAAATGTGTGTCTCATGCCAGTTTCACCAACGGATTCTTACCCTCAGGACCTGGGATGccctctgttttctgttttttcatttaaaaagtgctGCTTGCAGTCCACCGGCTAGAGTTGACACAGAGCTCGACAGGCACCCACCTAGTCCAGCTTTCTACCCTGTTAGGAACTCGGGACGCCCAGGCTCGGAGGGAGGTACGTGGGCAGTTCCCACAGGGGGCAGCCCTGCGGCCGGAGCCTTCTGTCCTGCAGCTCCCACCTGGGCTCCCAGTGATGGAGGACCGGAGGCAGCTGTCTAGCCTGGGCCTCGGGGATGTTTGCCCTTGGCCTGGCTCAGGCAGAGGGAATCCGGATGCTGCTCCTCTGCTGCAGGGTCGCTCCCCTCCTTGGGGAGGGGTGGGAGATGGTGACCATGCAGTCTGAAGCGGGAACCTGCAGCTTGTCGGGGAGATGCTGTGTGTTCTTCACAGAGGGGCCCTTGCCAAACACTGTGCACAGCACCATCTTGCTCAGTCCTCTGGACAGCTCGATGTGGCTGGTGGGACCCTTGGTTACTGATGGTTTTAAACTGAGCACAGGTTAAGGATGCTGTCTGGTGGCCACCGGCCAGCCCACAGCCCCACTCAGAACGGGTCTCTCAATTCCAGACCTTGTTGCCCACACTGGGCAGTGCCTCCTCCTCTCCCGTCGGTGGGGTCAGTTTCTCTGGTCAGGACCAGTGCACAGAGGCCCCTCCTTGAGAGACCTTGTGAGTATCTGCAGAGCAAACATTATTGCCACCAGTGTACAATTGCCTCAGAGACTTGAGGGGCCTTCTGGGTGGTTGTAGCTGGATTCCGAGTTCCCACCTGGAGGGAAGTGTTTCTGCTAACTACAAGATCAACCGTCTCGTCTTGTTGACCTCCTGCTCCTTGCTCCACAGAAGTGCTTTGTTCCCACTCTTGGGCCCCCAAATCAGGAGCACAATCCAAGCTTCCTATTGTTTGGACTAATAAATCAGAAGATTTCCTGGAGGATTTTCATTCCAAAATTTCAGTCCCTGGTCCGAGAATTCCCTTTGTATGTCTTGCTTCCCTCCTTTCCCTGTTCTTCAGAGAgctggaagagaagggaagggagaagcttccagaaaaaCTTACAGGGCTGTTTCCTAGAATTTAGTCTTCGGAAACATTGTTTGGTTCTCCTACAAATATGTGCCACCTCACATAAGCAGCCCTGCAACAGCTTTGCCCAGCTGGGCTGTTATCTTAAGCAGATGGGCTCTGCGTGCCCTTAGCCACTGGTGGGCATGTGCCCGGCAGTGTCTGCGTCAGGAAAGGAACCCGTGGCAAGGAAGGGCATGGGATGGCCTGCTCGGtcacctgctgccttccctgAAAGCAAGGCTCCAGAGGGGTTAAGGGCCTGAATAGGCCGCTGCTTCCAACATCCTGGGCCACATGGCCCATGAGGGGCACTGACCCTGGCCTTGCACACCCTGCTCCCTCCAGCTGTCCCTGCAGCTGTTCAGTACCAGCACCCAGACCCTGAGGACACAGGCACTTGGTGATGGCTTTGTGCAAGGGCGGGAGGTAGCCCTGGGGTAGGAAGGTCTTCTCCAGAGCCTTGGCAGCTGATGAGAACCCAAGAGGTCACCTGAGCCAGCAGTGCAGTCTAGACTTCTTGGTGGGCTCTACTCTGCTCCGGGGCCCTGAGCGTTAAGCTGGAGGCACATCTGTGTCCTCTCGTCCACCCGCCTGCTCCTACCGCGCACCCACTGAGCCCCTGTTGTCAGCCCAGGGATCAGCCTGCACCGTCCAGCCTCCATTTGGTGGCTTGGGGCAGGTCTGGGCTGGTCACTGGCTTGTGCTGCTTCCTTTCTGCCATACACCTGAGGGTGCCATGTCCTCCAGCCCTTCCCACCCTGTAGCGGAGCTGGCCCTCCCATCGCTTTAGTCTGCCCTGTGAGGCGCGCCTCCCATGAAGGGACCGAGCCAGAGCAGCGTCTGTTCTTGAAGACACCTCTCGGGAACATGCACACCCCGACCCCCGGGCACTGTCAGCGCTCCGTGGCAGTGGGTGTGAGGGAGAAGCTCCTGGGTGCTCCTGTCCGGCTGAGCCCACTCCTTGGAGCTGAGGGGCTTGTGCCTCTCAGAGAGTCTGGCAGGACACGGAGCCAGCAGGGCCCCGCAGAAGACATCCCTCCAGCCAATGCCGGGGAGGTGTCTGTCTGCAAACGGGTCAAGGGATGTGCCCGTCTGTGTGTGACCAGGGCGGGACGGAGGTTCGGAACACTGGATTCATCAGTTCTGCTTACTCTTTGATTCCCAGGGACGGGCTTTCGTCAGCCCTTGCCTTGCTCTCCTCGGGAGCTCTGAAGGAAATCTCTGCATCTTTCTGTCCCTTGCTGTGGGAGGGGCAGAGAGCTGTGGGTTCGGACGGCTGGTGGCTGGCGTGGCAAGTGGAGGTGCGCAGCGCCACGGCCACGTGTGGCTCTGGTCTTTGCCCCCCCAAAATGAAGCTGGTGGGACGGGAGGCAGGGGAGAACTCCTCTGCCCTTGTTTTCCTGGGACGTGAAGCAGGCAGTCAGCCCCCACTCTCTGCCCACTGTGCCCACTGGGAAGAACACGTGGGAGTGGGCACCAGGGTTTCCCTGCCCTTGCCTGGGGAAGGGAGGAGCTGTGGCCCCCACTGGAAGCTTGAGTTGGACGTGCTGGGGAGTTGGGGCTGTGGACAACTggcgtgtgcgtgtgcatgtgtgtgtgcgtgtgcgtgtgcgtgtgtgtgtgtgtgtgtgtgtgtgtgtctgggactGGCTGTGACCTGGACTGTGTCCCTGCTCTCTGCCCCACACTGGGCAACCTGGGATCTGGGCCTCTGTGGGGGGGAGAAGAGGAGGTCCTCTCCTTGGTGGAGGGAGTCAGTGGGTGTGACAGCCACCCGCTGCCCAGCAGCAAGAAGGAGCCCGCTGTGGCTACCCCTGGGTTTTAAGGAAACTTAACAACGGATAACACCATGAGACACATTCAGAACAAAAGCCTTTTTAGACCTttcaaaacagttttttaaatgcctttttcTATGTCAaatgtcacatttattttttaaacaataaagtcGTTTTGCCAGAACTCATGCTTCAATTCTGTCTTTGGGAAATGGAGCAGAGTGGGCTGGGCCTGGTCACTGTGTTGTGTTCCTGGAGGACAGGGAGGTATTAGAGCCCAGAATCTGCTGGTCATCATGAACAGCAGACAAGTCCCAAGTAGATTTTGGTGACATCACAGGGTGACAACAGGAGCCGTGTTTCCTTACAGAAGTGGGGAGCTCCAGGCAGGACCCTTAAGGCCACAGTGATGGAATGAGTGCAAGACACATCCCAAGCCTCCGGGGAGGACGGTCACCCTGTGGCAAAGGCTGGAAGCCAACAGCTGCAGGGACAGTCCTGGGCTGTCCCTCAGACCAGGAAGCACCCAGGAAGGGGAGTGTTCTTCCTGGTGAAAGTAACCCAGAGCCGAGGAAAAGTCAGTGTCCCTTTCCTGCTCCTTGGTGGTGACAGTCATCAGCTCTGCTGTCCTCgcagagagaagggaaggtgGGCTCACTACCTCCCACCTGGAGGCTGGGGTCCCATCCTGTGACCCCGAGGCCAGTGAGGAAGGATCACCTGGTGCCTGTCCCCCTCTGGGGAGCTTCTATGTGCAATCTGGGGAGTTCTAACAGCTGGGATGTGGCAGGTGACCCGAGCCTGGCTGGTCAGGATGCCCTCCCCCCGTGTGGGGAGGGCCCAGGGCCCAACTTGGCCAGACCAGCGTGACCACGCAGACTTAGGCCAAGCCACCCCAGTTCTCTGAACTCAGACCCGCAGGTGTGTAGCCAGGAGCCCCGGGCAGCCGTCTGGGCACCTCAGGAGGCCTGAGGGTGGGGCAGCAGCGGGGACAGCGGAGGAGCCAAGGAAAGCACACTCAGGACGTCCCCAGAACCTGTGTCACCTGCAGCCTGCCTGCAGACCGGTCACCTTAAGCCAGCTGACGTCAGCGGGACCCCGTGATACAAGACCCCAGAGCTCCAGCCAGTCTCTCTGGAAGCCCAGCAGAAACCCTGCACTGACCCGAATGGACGTGATCCGGGCCAATCAGGGCAGCTCTCTGTCCTGGGTCAGGAGTCCCTCAGCCCAGGGCGGTAACTGCTTGGTCCCCAGCTGTCCAACCTCAGCTGTTTTCCTATCACCCCGTTTGAACCATTCTCCCGATAAACCACAGTGTGAAAAAAGCAAGAGCAGGGGAAAGGGCAGGAGGGGGGGTTGTCACAACAGAAGCAGGAGCTgcggggctgggggcgggggatgCCCAGGAGCCACCTGGCCCGGCTCTCTAGCCTGGGGTCGGCTGGTGCCCAGCTCCTACCGGGGCAGAGGCTGGCTTCTGGGGTGCCTTCCGTCTGCCCCGTTCCTTCCCCCACTCACCCGTCCTCCCAGGCAAGGCTGCAGAGGCCAGGCCTTCCTGACTCCTGTGCTTCAGAGTCTTGGCTTTGTGCGGTTGTGAACATTCGAGTGAGCAGTAGCCACGAGAACTCTGGTAGGTCCAGGTGTCCTCTACCATGACCGCTGGACACTCGCTGGGCGCCGGTCCTCCGGACACAAAGCCTGTGCCCTCTGCTTCTGAGGGAGATGCTGCCCAGGGGTGTCCCTCAGTAACCTAGGGAGGCCTCCACAGCTGCCGTGCCaccaggagggaggggaaaggcaCCAAGGGTGGGGAGGAAGGCAGGAGCTGGGGTCTGGGTGCAGGGGGTGCCGGGGGGCCTGTAGGGTGGAGGGTGGGGTGGTGGTGCCAGATCTCCAGAGGGGGAGGATCTCCTGTCCAGGGTGGCCTGGGGTACAAGGAAGGGTGGTGGGCCAGTTCCCCTGTTGGCTCTGGGCACTGGAGGGCCTGACGTTCCCAAGCCTGACCATCTCCTGCCTGCTGTAGTAGATCAGCACCCACTGCCGGGGGACCAAGGG
This region of Ictidomys tridecemlineatus isolate mIctTri1 chromosome 11, mIctTri1.hap1, whole genome shotgun sequence genomic DNA includes:
- the H6pd gene encoding GDH/6PGL endoplasmic bifunctional protein isoform X1 — protein: MRKMQRGRGRLVPSVQEQWAVSWLPGSWKMLTVAVCVTLLGYLQAQELQGHVSIILLGATGDLAKKYLWQGLFQLYLDEAGKGHSFSFHGAALTAPKQGQELMTKALESLSCPQDVTPSRCVELKGQFLRLSQYRQLKTAEDYQTLSKDIEAQVQQEGLREAGRIFYFSVPPFAYADIARNINSSCRPGPGAWLRVVLEKPFGHDHLSAQQLATELGSFFQEEEMYRVDHYLGKQVVAQILPFRDQNRQVLDGLWNRHHVERVEVIMKETVDAEGRASFYEEYGVIRDTLQNHLTEILTLVAMELPPNVSSSEAVLRHKLQAFQALRGLQKGSAVLGQYQTYSGQVRRELQKPDSFHSLTPTFAAVLVHVDNLRWEGVPFILMSGKALDERVGYVRVLFKNRAFCVQSERHWASERCQCLPRQIIFHIGHGELGHPAILVSRNLFRPSLPTQTWREVQDRPGLRLFGRPLSDYYAYSPVGEQDAYSILLSHIFHRRKESFITTENLLASWVFWTPLLDSLAREAPRLYPAGAESGHLLDFEFSGGQLFFSQQHPEQLVPGPGSAPRPSDFQVLRATYRESPLVSAWPEELISKLAEDIEATAVQAVRRFGKFHLALSGGSSPIALFQQLATGHFGFPWAHTHLWLADERCVPLSDPESNFQGLQAHLLQHVRVPYYNIHPMPVHLHQRLCAEEDQGAQTYAREISALVTNSSFDLVLLGMGTDGHTASLFPQSPAGLDGEQLVVLTESPLRPHQRMSLSLPLINRAKKVAVLVMGRRKREIAMLVSRVGHEPKKWPISGVLPRSGQLVWYMDFEAFLG
- the H6pd gene encoding GDH/6PGL endoplasmic bifunctional protein isoform X2, giving the protein MLAGPSSNRLPGSWKMLTVAVCVTLLGYLQAQELQGHVSIILLGATGDLAKKYLWQGLFQLYLDEAGKGHSFSFHGAALTAPKQGQELMTKALESLSCPQDVTPSRCVELKGQFLRLSQYRQLKTAEDYQTLSKDIEAQVQQEGLREAGRIFYFSVPPFAYADIARNINSSCRPGPGAWLRVVLEKPFGHDHLSAQQLATELGSFFQEEEMYRVDHYLGKQVVAQILPFRDQNRQVLDGLWNRHHVERVEVIMKETVDAEGRASFYEEYGVIRDTLQNHLTEILTLVAMELPPNVSSSEAVLRHKLQAFQALRGLQKGSAVLGQYQTYSGQVRRELQKPDSFHSLTPTFAAVLVHVDNLRWEGVPFILMSGKALDERVGYVRVLFKNRAFCVQSERHWASERCQCLPRQIIFHIGHGELGHPAILVSRNLFRPSLPTQTWREVQDRPGLRLFGRPLSDYYAYSPVGEQDAYSILLSHIFHRRKESFITTENLLASWVFWTPLLDSLAREAPRLYPAGAESGHLLDFEFSGGQLFFSQQHPEQLVPGPGSAPRPSDFQVLRATYRESPLVSAWPEELISKLAEDIEATAVQAVRRFGKFHLALSGGSSPIALFQQLATGHFGFPWAHTHLWLADERCVPLSDPESNFQGLQAHLLQHVRVPYYNIHPMPVHLHQRLCAEEDQGAQTYAREISALVTNSSFDLVLLGMGTDGHTASLFPQSPAGLDGEQLVVLTESPLRPHQRMSLSLPLINRAKKVAVLVMGRRKREIAMLVSRVGHEPKKWPISGVLPRSGQLVWYMDFEAFLG
- the H6pd gene encoding GDH/6PGL endoplasmic bifunctional protein isoform X3, with product MKLPGSWKMLTVAVCVTLLGYLQAQELQGHVSIILLGATGDLAKKYLWQGLFQLYLDEAGKGHSFSFHGAALTAPKQGQELMTKALESLSCPQDVTPSRCVELKGQFLRLSQYRQLKTAEDYQTLSKDIEAQVQQEGLREAGRIFYFSVPPFAYADIARNINSSCRPGPGAWLRVVLEKPFGHDHLSAQQLATELGSFFQEEEMYRVDHYLGKQVVAQILPFRDQNRQVLDGLWNRHHVERVEVIMKETVDAEGRASFYEEYGVIRDTLQNHLTEILTLVAMELPPNVSSSEAVLRHKLQAFQALRGLQKGSAVLGQYQTYSGQVRRELQKPDSFHSLTPTFAAVLVHVDNLRWEGVPFILMSGKALDERVGYVRVLFKNRAFCVQSERHWASERCQCLPRQIIFHIGHGELGHPAILVSRNLFRPSLPTQTWREVQDRPGLRLFGRPLSDYYAYSPVGEQDAYSILLSHIFHRRKESFITTENLLASWVFWTPLLDSLAREAPRLYPAGAESGHLLDFEFSGGQLFFSQQHPEQLVPGPGSAPRPSDFQVLRATYRESPLVSAWPEELISKLAEDIEATAVQAVRRFGKFHLALSGGSSPIALFQQLATGHFGFPWAHTHLWLADERCVPLSDPESNFQGLQAHLLQHVRVPYYNIHPMPVHLHQRLCAEEDQGAQTYAREISALVTNSSFDLVLLGMGTDGHTASLFPQSPAGLDGEQLVVLTESPLRPHQRMSLSLPLINRAKKVAVLVMGRRKREIAMLVSRVGHEPKKWPISGVLPRSGQLVWYMDFEAFLG